AGTATGAACGAGACTATCGCATTAAGCAACGCCTTGCAACAAGTGCTCTTGAGCTGGCGCAATCAAGCAGGGAGCACCCAAGACGCAGTCGCAAGAAGAAGCCACCTATCCCGCATGCAACTCTACCGCCTCGAAAACGCCAAAGCATCTCCCTCCCTCGTCCTATTAAACCGACTCCTCAGCTGCTACCATAAATCGTGGAGCGAATTCGGGAACGATTTAGACGCCATCATCAATTCAAAATTTGCACTTTAAAACAAAAAAAGGGTTCCTCGAGCTTGACTGCTCAAGGAACCCAAGGATCCGGCGGCGACCTACTCTCCCGGGCTC
Above is a genomic segment from Hallerella porci containing:
- a CDS encoding helix-turn-helix domain-containing protein, whose translation is SMNETIALSNALQQVLLSWRNQAGSTQDAVARRSHLSRMQLYRLENAKASPSLVLLNRLLSCYHKSWSEFGNDLDAIINSKFAL